A region of Pyxidicoccus parkwaysis DNA encodes the following proteins:
- a CDS encoding OmpA family protein: MRDVPLLSSRSRLAAAALSCFFASTFAVAAEGEPPRLPAFDLERLTVSPTSRGAMLGSDAMLLEPGALRLAVVTHYEHHPLVMVRDGRRVGEVVRERALLHLAVAVAPHPRLELGAAVPVLLGQGGMSLTGLGLGELRRSGMGTPVVRARVGLLRETDGALVDLAAEVEAGLPLGRSEALLGDGHWSATPRLAVGKVFQRMRVSLEAGARLRERVQVGSHSVGSEVPFAMGVTNVDGALRGEVQLRASAPLTNGALWAGEVLAGARYLFSERFEVFAFGGPGLGVAPGVPVFRVLAGVGFDPLRAKQEAPSLPLPVVARKPEPEGTRDGRPGDVVAAVAEPPVEDGAAPPEPDVVADIPDQDGDMVADGVDNCPREPGPAYNQGCPESVRQVVYLTDKSIKITERVFFAFDRAEVLPRSFPLMEQVAKVLREHPELELVEVEGHTDNIGPAAYNRRLSQSRAESVCRQLEQRGVEAKRLRAVGRGPDMPADTNATAAGRERNRRVEFHIVPPATAAESSAREVTP; the protein is encoded by the coding sequence ATGCGAGACGTCCCCCTACTGTCGTCCAGGAGCCGGCTGGCCGCCGCCGCGCTGTCCTGCTTCTTCGCGAGCACCTTCGCCGTCGCCGCCGAGGGCGAGCCGCCACGGCTGCCCGCCTTCGACCTCGAGCGTCTCACCGTATCGCCCACCTCAAGAGGCGCGATGCTGGGCTCGGACGCCATGCTGCTGGAGCCGGGCGCACTGCGGCTCGCGGTGGTGACGCACTACGAGCACCACCCGCTCGTCATGGTGCGAGACGGACGCCGCGTAGGCGAGGTGGTGCGCGAGCGTGCGCTGCTGCACCTCGCGGTGGCCGTGGCACCGCACCCGCGTCTGGAATTGGGCGCGGCGGTGCCGGTGCTGCTGGGCCAGGGCGGCATGTCGCTGACGGGCCTGGGGCTGGGCGAGCTGCGGCGCTCCGGCATGGGCACTCCGGTGGTGCGCGCGCGCGTGGGCCTGCTGCGCGAAACGGACGGCGCGCTGGTGGACCTGGCGGCCGAGGTGGAAGCGGGGCTGCCGCTGGGCCGGAGCGAGGCGCTGCTGGGCGACGGGCACTGGAGCGCGACGCCGCGCCTCGCGGTGGGGAAGGTCTTCCAGCGGATGCGCGTGTCGTTGGAGGCGGGCGCGCGGCTTCGCGAGCGCGTGCAGGTGGGCTCGCACTCGGTGGGCTCCGAGGTTCCCTTCGCGATGGGCGTGACGAACGTGGACGGCGCGCTGCGCGGCGAGGTGCAGCTCCGTGCCTCCGCGCCGCTCACCAACGGCGCGCTGTGGGCCGGCGAGGTGCTGGCCGGTGCGCGCTACCTGTTCAGCGAGCGGTTCGAGGTGTTCGCCTTCGGAGGCCCCGGCCTCGGCGTGGCCCCGGGCGTGCCGGTGTTCCGCGTGCTCGCGGGTGTGGGCTTCGACCCGCTGCGCGCGAAGCAGGAGGCTCCGTCCCTGCCACTGCCGGTGGTGGCTCGCAAGCCGGAGCCCGAGGGTACGCGGGACGGGCGGCCCGGTGACGTCGTCGCCGCCGTCGCGGAGCCTCCGGTGGAGGACGGCGCGGCGCCGCCCGAGCCGGACGTGGTGGCGGACATTCCGGACCAGGACGGGGACATGGTGGCGGACGGCGTGGACAACTGCCCGCGCGAGCCTGGCCCTGCGTACAACCAGGGCTGCCCGGAGTCGGTGCGGCAGGTGGTGTACCTGACCGACAAGAGCATCAAGATTACCGAGCGCGTCTTCTTCGCCTTCGACCGCGCGGAGGTGCTGCCGCGCTCGTTCCCGCTGATGGAGCAGGTGGCGAAGGTGCTGCGGGAGCATCCGGAGTTGGAGTTGGTGGAGGTGGAGGGGCACACGGACAACATCGGCCCGGCGGCTTACAACCGGCGCCTGTCTCAGTCGCGTGCGGAGTCGGTGTGCCGGCAGCTCGAACAGCGCGGCGTGGAGGCGAAGCGGTTGCGAGCGGTGGGCCGGGGGCCGGACATGCCCGCGGACACCAACGCCACCGCCGCCGGACGCGAGCGCAACCGGCGCGTGGAGTTCCACATCGTCCCGCCCGCCACCGCGGCGGAGAGCAGCGCCCGGGAGGTCACGCCATGA
- a CDS encoding TonB family protein: MTRRKRWRRGSPRRHALVLALLVPVLAAHAQAVGAPDGGLPDAAVAPPQTVEREVLHTDAGWAMDPAAAASEPAADAGMPQPAFVPPSLVADSPAAYPPQLAAEGIAGVVKLELLLDEAGEVESATLVEGLHPQLDRAALHAAPMLRFHPATLDGQPVRVRLFFEYRFEAPTPVAAVDGGVAPEGPVTLRGLVRTRGNRRPIPGAVLVSDALPDAPVQADEHGRFEARWPVGVHKVRVVAPGHKPFVFRETLNAKEALEVVYGLEPLVINPYETVVRGDRERTEVSRVTLHDAELREVPGTMGDPFRVVMLMPGVGSMLSGVAYPVVRGSQPSSTGYFLDGIRVPILFHLFLGPAVIHPDFLDAIDFYPGTPPPKYGRLMGGAIDGRLSRPRDDGVHGSAYADLINAGFFIETPFEDTHTNVSLAGRYSYTPWIIALAANSLQSPPAPGRENPKVVLDFWDYQGRIEQDVGRGKLRLFAFGSSDTFGSEAQDDFSSTSLQSIIFHRVDLRFRHPVGPGEFEAGATWGLDRFSIINQDVADNANAVYIDQGTLSARLGYTMTVSPQVALRAGADIDSKRAIVDILDETRDSSEQVETAPVAIGTFVGAYAEAVWTPDDKWSVVPGLRADSYHLSPGINHSVLEPRLTVRRKLSDRLTLKGGAGVFHQPPTSLISLPVVDVGSLLLGLQEGIQLSMGAEWKAWRDLEVNMDVYVNPMVRTIELTPFSDEGLVDDVDPDLPGDVEVTKGAREAKALRRAFRQEDDDNNGGGLIPDRGDIDFPDFTSKGLAYGMELLIRHPLGNNWFGWLSYTLQRSTRQTRFYRYDAEGNVIGEDQKDLPFVFDQTHILNLVLSYKFSNSVTLGGVVHFNTGRPEYGSLGTQTHRQGVDAAGRPAWVKADRDRVDRLPGFLRFDLRLSKAWVYDSFNLEAYLDMLNVTISRETVGFEYNGGGGRTLTKEAVGLPVVLPILGVKGRY, from the coding sequence ATGACTCGTCGAAAGAGGTGGCGGAGGGGGAGCCCCCGGAGGCACGCGCTCGTGCTGGCGCTGCTCGTGCCGGTGCTGGCCGCGCATGCCCAGGCCGTGGGCGCGCCGGACGGAGGCCTTCCCGACGCGGCCGTGGCTCCTCCGCAAACCGTCGAGCGGGAGGTGCTGCACACGGACGCGGGCTGGGCGATGGATCCGGCCGCTGCCGCCTCGGAGCCGGCCGCGGACGCGGGCATGCCGCAGCCGGCCTTCGTGCCGCCGTCGCTGGTGGCGGACTCTCCCGCGGCGTACCCGCCGCAGCTCGCGGCGGAGGGAATCGCGGGCGTGGTGAAGCTGGAGCTCCTCCTCGACGAGGCGGGCGAGGTGGAATCCGCCACGCTGGTGGAGGGCCTGCACCCGCAGCTGGACCGGGCCGCGCTGCACGCCGCGCCCATGCTGCGCTTCCACCCGGCCACCCTCGACGGGCAGCCGGTGCGCGTGCGCCTCTTCTTCGAGTATCGCTTCGAGGCCCCCACGCCGGTGGCGGCCGTGGACGGAGGCGTGGCTCCCGAGGGGCCCGTCACCCTGCGCGGCCTGGTGCGCACGCGGGGCAACCGCCGTCCCATTCCTGGCGCCGTGCTGGTGTCGGACGCGCTGCCGGATGCGCCGGTGCAGGCGGACGAGCACGGCCGCTTCGAGGCGCGCTGGCCCGTGGGCGTGCACAAGGTCCGCGTGGTGGCGCCCGGCCACAAGCCCTTCGTCTTCCGCGAGACGCTCAACGCGAAGGAGGCGCTGGAGGTCGTCTACGGCCTGGAGCCGCTCGTCATCAACCCCTACGAGACGGTGGTGCGCGGAGACCGCGAGCGCACCGAGGTGAGCCGCGTCACCCTGCACGACGCGGAATTGCGCGAGGTGCCGGGCACCATGGGCGACCCGTTCCGCGTCGTCATGCTGATGCCCGGCGTGGGCAGCATGCTGTCCGGTGTGGCGTACCCGGTGGTGCGCGGCAGCCAGCCCTCGTCCACCGGCTACTTCCTCGACGGCATCCGCGTCCCCATCCTCTTCCACCTGTTCCTCGGCCCGGCCGTCATCCACCCGGACTTCCTCGACGCCATCGACTTCTATCCGGGCACGCCGCCGCCGAAGTACGGACGGCTGATGGGCGGCGCCATCGACGGGCGCCTCAGCCGCCCGCGCGACGACGGCGTCCACGGCAGCGCGTACGCGGACCTCATCAACGCGGGCTTCTTCATCGAGACGCCCTTCGAGGACACGCACACCAACGTCAGCCTCGCGGGCCGCTACTCGTACACGCCCTGGATTATCGCCCTCGCGGCCAACAGCCTTCAGTCCCCGCCCGCGCCGGGCCGGGAGAACCCGAAGGTGGTGCTCGACTTCTGGGACTACCAGGGCCGCATCGAACAGGACGTCGGCCGGGGCAAGCTGCGGCTGTTCGCCTTCGGCTCCTCGGACACCTTCGGCTCCGAGGCGCAGGACGACTTCAGCAGCACCTCGCTCCAGTCCATCATCTTCCACCGCGTGGACCTGCGCTTCCGCCACCCGGTGGGCCCCGGTGAATTCGAGGCCGGCGCCACCTGGGGCCTGGACCGCTTCTCCATCATCAACCAGGACGTGGCCGACAACGCGAACGCCGTCTACATCGACCAGGGCACGCTGTCCGCGCGCCTGGGCTACACGATGACGGTGTCACCCCAGGTGGCCCTGCGCGCCGGCGCGGACATCGACTCCAAGCGCGCCATCGTCGACATCCTCGACGAGACGCGGGACAGCTCCGAGCAGGTGGAGACGGCCCCCGTCGCGATTGGCACCTTCGTGGGCGCGTACGCGGAGGCGGTGTGGACGCCCGACGACAAGTGGTCCGTGGTGCCCGGCCTGCGCGCGGACAGCTACCACCTGTCTCCGGGCATCAACCACTCCGTGCTGGAGCCGCGCCTCACCGTGCGCAGGAAGCTGTCGGACCGGCTCACCCTCAAGGGCGGCGCGGGCGTCTTCCACCAGCCGCCCACGTCCCTCATCAGCCTGCCCGTGGTGGACGTGGGCAGCCTGCTGCTCGGGTTGCAGGAGGGCATTCAGCTCTCCATGGGCGCCGAGTGGAAGGCGTGGCGCGACCTCGAAGTGAACATGGACGTCTACGTCAACCCCATGGTGCGCACCATCGAGCTGACGCCCTTCTCCGACGAGGGGCTGGTGGATGACGTGGACCCGGACCTCCCCGGCGACGTGGAGGTGACGAAGGGCGCCCGCGAGGCGAAGGCCCTGCGCCGCGCCTTCCGGCAGGAGGACGACGACAACAACGGCGGCGGCCTCATCCCGGACCGCGGCGACATCGACTTCCCGGACTTCACCAGCAAGGGCCTGGCGTACGGCATGGAGCTGCTCATCCGCCACCCGCTGGGGAACAACTGGTTCGGGTGGCTCTCGTACACGCTGCAGCGCAGCACCCGCCAGACGCGCTTCTACCGCTACGACGCGGAGGGCAACGTCATTGGCGAGGACCAGAAGGACCTGCCCTTCGTCTTCGACCAGACGCACATCCTCAACCTGGTGCTCAGCTACAAGTTCTCCAACAGCGTCACGTTGGGAGGCGTGGTGCACTTCAACACGGGCCGCCCGGAGTACGGCTCGCTGGGCACGCAGACGCACCGGCAGGGCGTGGACGCGGCGGGCCGGCCGGCCTGGGTGAAGGCGGACCGGGACCGCGTGGACCGGCTGCCGGGCTTCCTGCGCTTCGACCTGCGGCTGTCCAAGGCGTGGGTCTACGACTCCTTCAACCTGGAGGCGTACCTGGACATGCTCAACGTCACCATCAGCCGCGAGACGGTGGGTTTCGAGTACAACGGCGGTGGCGGCCGGACGCTCACCAAGGAAGCGGTGGGGCTACCCGTGGTGCTGCCCATCCTCGGAGTGAAGGGCCGCTATTGA
- a CDS encoding NUDIX hydrolase gives MTAEHPWDGNWKARLYERVREHGYDSLTAFAEARPTSSLVELAEELGRGDIAGVQVFSGLVAEAERSKQVTRLVRGQFVRELSEFLPNGWPTVLDEDARMEVAIALGQWAAYTPETHLERVRRAGDALMASPPPPGWRPRGPDDELLRTLLPDDAA, from the coding sequence ATGACGGCCGAACATCCGTGGGACGGCAACTGGAAGGCCCGCCTGTATGAGCGTGTCCGTGAGCACGGGTACGATTCGCTCACCGCCTTTGCCGAAGCGCGCCCCACCTCATCGCTCGTGGAGCTGGCTGAAGAACTCGGCAGAGGCGACATCGCCGGGGTGCAGGTGTTCAGCGGGTTGGTCGCCGAGGCGGAGCGAAGCAAGCAAGTTACGCGATTGGTGCGGGGACAATTCGTGCGAGAACTGTCCGAGTTCCTCCCCAACGGCTGGCCCACCGTCCTGGACGAGGACGCTCGCATGGAGGTCGCCATTGCGCTCGGCCAGTGGGCTGCCTACACCCCAGAAACGCATCTGGAACGCGTACGGCGCGCCGGCGACGCGCTCATGGCCTCGCCGCCCCCACCCGGTTGGCGCCCACGAGGCCCCGACGACGAGCTGCTCCGCACACTCCTGCCAGACGACGCCGCTTGA
- a CDS encoding GAF domain-containing protein, with protein sequence MFQDGIPTMTGWWERLGAPAPRHAVTAPNLMLAPQLLPPDEPAHPSTLMETEVPAVLLVDDNPSNLVSLEAILEPLGVRMDKATSGEQALRFLLREEYAVILLDVRMAGLSGFETAALIKQRERTRNVPIIFLTAYGRDDVEVIAGYATGAVDFLQKPFPPEVLRSKVSVFVELFRAQQQVRRQSELLKQKEAEARDAALRASGYIDRLRDFTARLSEAGTVEEVCRALFEQGLVAAGAKAAAVNLLDEAGEALEVVDSIGFSEVVLAQWRRVPLSADIPLTQVVREQRPIWLGSPEEWHASYPEVDARGIHEAAVSLPLMVKGRAMGAIGLSFARPRVFSEMDRAFFTALAHACAQALERVRLATEERRAHEQARLAAARLRLLSEASDAFSVANRNLDGLLNTIAGQVMRNLSESCALFLLSGDGERLELMAFHHENSEAEALYREVLQVPLRSGESFSGRVLESGQPQILPMVTQESLLAMVKPEHQEALRRFPIHSLVGVPLRMQGRVVGVLTLCRFSQGRPFTRDDLGLLEELAAKAALSIENARLFAEQQRTQEELRRRAEFEQQLVGIVSHDLRNPLAAISMSAGLMEKKGELSDSQKRMVVRINQATERAARMIRDLLDFTKARLGGGIALHRQPTDLKDVVHQVVDEVLVAHQGRRVELDVESELKGAWDPDRIAQVLTNLLSNALTYSPADAPVRVGARLDGDSAVLTIFNGGAPIPAELMPRLFEPMTRGMLKEGQSSRSIGLGLYIVRDIVQGHGGGVDVVSAADHGTTFTVRLPRHGG encoded by the coding sequence ATGTTCCAGGACGGGATTCCGACGATGACCGGGTGGTGGGAGCGGTTGGGGGCCCCCGCTCCCCGCCACGCGGTGACGGCGCCAAACCTCATGCTGGCGCCCCAGCTCCTTCCGCCCGACGAGCCCGCGCACCCCTCCACGCTGATGGAGACCGAGGTGCCCGCGGTGCTGCTGGTGGACGACAACCCCTCCAACCTGGTGTCGCTGGAGGCCATCCTCGAGCCGCTCGGCGTGCGGATGGACAAGGCCACCTCCGGTGAGCAGGCGCTGCGCTTCCTCTTGCGCGAGGAGTACGCCGTCATCCTGCTCGACGTGCGCATGGCGGGGCTGAGCGGCTTCGAGACGGCAGCGCTCATCAAGCAGCGCGAGCGCACGCGCAACGTCCCCATCATCTTCCTCACCGCCTACGGCCGCGACGACGTGGAGGTCATCGCGGGCTACGCCACCGGCGCGGTGGACTTCCTGCAGAAGCCCTTTCCGCCGGAGGTGCTGCGCTCGAAGGTGTCCGTCTTCGTGGAGCTGTTCCGCGCGCAGCAGCAGGTGCGGCGCCAGTCGGAGCTCTTGAAGCAGAAGGAGGCCGAGGCCCGCGACGCGGCGCTGCGCGCGTCCGGCTACATCGACCGGCTGCGCGACTTCACCGCGCGCCTGTCAGAAGCGGGCACGGTGGAGGAGGTGTGCCGCGCCCTCTTCGAGCAGGGACTGGTGGCGGCCGGAGCGAAGGCGGCGGCCGTCAACCTGCTGGACGAGGCGGGTGAGGCGCTCGAGGTCGTTGACTCCATCGGCTTCTCGGAGGTGGTGCTGGCGCAGTGGCGGCGGGTACCGCTGTCCGCGGACATTCCGCTCACCCAGGTGGTGCGGGAGCAGCGGCCCATCTGGCTGGGCTCGCCGGAGGAGTGGCACGCGAGCTACCCGGAGGTGGATGCGCGCGGCATCCACGAGGCGGCGGTGTCGCTGCCGCTGATGGTGAAGGGCCGGGCGATGGGCGCGATTGGACTGTCCTTCGCGCGCCCGCGCGTCTTCTCGGAGATGGACCGGGCCTTCTTCACCGCGCTGGCGCACGCGTGCGCGCAGGCGCTGGAGCGGGTGCGGCTGGCCACCGAAGAGCGCCGCGCCCACGAGCAGGCGCGCCTGGCGGCCGCGCGGCTGCGGCTGCTCAGCGAGGCCTCGGACGCGTTCAGCGTGGCCAACCGGAACCTGGACGGGCTGCTGAACACGATTGCCGGCCAGGTGATGCGGAACCTGTCGGAGTCCTGCGCGCTCTTCCTGCTGTCCGGCGACGGCGAGCGGCTGGAGTTGATGGCCTTCCACCATGAGAATTCGGAGGCGGAGGCGCTCTACCGCGAGGTGCTCCAGGTGCCGCTGCGCTCGGGCGAGAGCTTCAGCGGGCGCGTGCTGGAGAGCGGCCAGCCACAAATCCTCCCGATGGTGACGCAGGAGTCGCTGCTGGCGATGGTGAAGCCGGAGCACCAGGAGGCGCTCCGGCGCTTCCCCATCCACAGCCTGGTGGGCGTGCCGCTGCGCATGCAGGGGCGTGTCGTGGGCGTGCTGACGTTGTGCCGCTTCAGTCAGGGACGGCCCTTCACCCGGGATGATTTGGGGTTGCTGGAGGAGCTGGCGGCGAAGGCGGCGCTGTCGATTGAGAACGCGCGCCTGTTCGCGGAGCAGCAGCGCACGCAGGAGGAATTGCGGCGCCGCGCCGAGTTCGAGCAGCAGTTGGTGGGCATCGTCTCGCACGATTTGCGCAACCCGCTGGCGGCCATCTCCATGTCCGCGGGGCTGATGGAGAAGAAGGGCGAGCTGTCTGACTCGCAGAAGCGCATGGTGGTGCGCATCAACCAGGCCACCGAGCGCGCGGCGCGGATGATTCGCGACCTGCTGGACTTCACCAAGGCGCGGCTGGGCGGCGGCATTGCCTTGCACCGGCAGCCGACGGACCTGAAGGACGTGGTGCACCAGGTGGTGGACGAGGTGCTGGTGGCGCACCAGGGACGGCGCGTGGAGCTGGACGTGGAGTCCGAGCTGAAGGGCGCGTGGGACCCGGACCGGATTGCGCAGGTGCTGACGAATCTGCTCAGCAACGCGCTGACGTACAGCCCCGCGGACGCGCCAGTGCGGGTGGGGGCGAGGCTGGACGGGGACAGCGCGGTGCTGACCATCTTCAACGGCGGCGCGCCGATTCCGGCGGAGCTGATGCCGCGCCTCTTCGAGCCGATGACGCGCGGCATGCTGAAGGAGGGCCAGTCGAGCCGGAGCATCGGCCTGGGGCTCTACATCGTCCGCGACATCGTCCAGGGCCACGGTGGCGGAGTGGACGTGGTGTCCGCGGCGGACCACGGCACCACGTTCACGGTGCGGCTGCCCCGGCACGGGGGCTGA
- a CDS encoding DUF3396 domain-containing protein gives MNKPPLRIRLRKPNGVPIAREALSINFYMRHPHEEVAPALLRSIDRYRRVLGNDVLSECSTGGYSWDDLDDAAWERLRREVLEGTRFIIQLSDITSGEQRFRLDYYGSYGALLGPPSGEPTTLCAVSFWLPTEYLEEHGPGHVRELALELAAPLPFCSGHAGFAFNTESNLLYAKPELRKLLFLYPGMDAPRLSKLAVELGTKVRAPSWLTFLGQPVLGELGGASGLRARLHSPGVTVQPLEGERVVVTLGPQPEAGEEGRMPPAYRELARVLEPWLFHEEYLLDSSLTEAELRRWERRLLD, from the coding sequence ATGAACAAGCCCCCTCTGCGGATTCGCCTCCGGAAGCCCAACGGTGTGCCCATCGCGCGCGAGGCCCTGAGCATCAACTTCTACATGCGCCATCCGCATGAGGAGGTAGCTCCCGCGCTCCTGCGCTCCATCGACCGCTACCGGCGCGTGCTGGGCAATGACGTCCTCAGCGAGTGCTCAACCGGGGGCTACTCCTGGGATGACCTCGACGATGCTGCGTGGGAGCGCCTTCGCAGGGAGGTGCTCGAAGGCACGCGCTTCATCATCCAGCTGAGCGACATCACCAGCGGAGAGCAACGATTTCGCCTCGACTACTACGGCTCCTACGGCGCTCTCTTGGGTCCTCCTTCGGGAGAGCCCACGACGTTATGTGCTGTCAGCTTCTGGCTGCCCACCGAGTACCTGGAGGAACACGGTCCAGGGCATGTGCGCGAGCTGGCGCTGGAGCTGGCCGCCCCCCTTCCCTTCTGCTCCGGCCACGCGGGCTTCGCCTTCAACACCGAGAGCAACCTGCTCTACGCCAAGCCCGAGCTCCGCAAGCTGCTCTTCCTCTACCCGGGCATGGATGCCCCCAGACTCAGCAAGCTCGCGGTGGAGCTGGGCACGAAGGTCCGCGCGCCCTCGTGGCTGACCTTCCTGGGCCAGCCCGTGCTGGGCGAGCTCGGAGGCGCCTCCGGCCTCCGCGCACGCCTCCACTCCCCCGGCGTCACCGTGCAGCCACTGGAAGGCGAGCGCGTCGTCGTCACGCTCGGCCCGCAGCCGGAAGCTGGAGAGGAGGGGCGCATGCCGCCGGCCTACCGCGAGCTGGCGCGCGTCCTGGAGCCCTGGCTCTTCCACGAGGAGTACCTTCTCGATTCAAGCCTCACCGAGGCCGAGCTGCGCCGCTGGGAGCGCCGGCTGCTCGACTGA